A single window of Ignavibacteriota bacterium DNA harbors:
- a CDS encoding phosphomannomutase, with protein MTKIPGFKAYDIRGKVPSELNTDLAYKVGMTFVKHQNAKKVLIGRDVRVSSPELSKALAQGLSDAGCSVIDLGLCGTEMIYFGTPFLDADGGVMITASHNPPEYNGLKFVKKGSKPMGYDSGLSEIEQMIVNNDLGENASQKGEITEIDIMEDFTKSLSKFYDASKINKFKVVVNAGNGCVGPALDSLEKYLPIEMIKVHHNPDSSFPNGVPNPLLPENRYSTIDAMKKSNADLGVAWDGDYDRCFFFDEKGNFIEGYYIVGLLAKSLLKKFPGEKIVHDPRLIWNTLEEVKNAGGIAVESVSGHAFIKQKMREVNAIYGGEMSAHHYFRDNFYSDSGLIPFLLILELLSTEGKTLSQLVGKMIESFPCSGEINSKVENPIEKLSQLKSKYSDGKLDEVDGISIEYPNWRFNVRMSNTEPLLRLNVESRSDIKLMEEKTKEILEFIRN; from the coding sequence ATGACTAAAATTCCGGGATTTAAAGCTTACGACATTAGGGGAAAAGTTCCTTCAGAATTAAATACAGATTTAGCATATAAAGTAGGCATGACATTCGTAAAGCATCAAAATGCAAAAAAAGTACTGATTGGCAGAGACGTAAGAGTATCTTCGCCGGAACTTTCAAAAGCGCTCGCACAAGGTTTATCTGATGCGGGATGCAGTGTAATAGATTTAGGTCTCTGCGGAACAGAAATGATTTATTTCGGCACACCGTTTTTGGACGCTGACGGCGGAGTTATGATTACCGCAAGTCACAATCCGCCTGAATATAATGGACTTAAATTTGTTAAAAAAGGTTCCAAACCAATGGGCTATGATTCTGGTTTAAGCGAAATTGAACAAATGATTGTGAATAATGATCTCGGAGAAAACGCCTCTCAAAAAGGTGAAATTACTGAAATAGATATAATGGAAGATTTTACAAAAAGTTTATCAAAATTTTATGATGCTTCAAAAATCAATAAATTTAAGGTTGTTGTTAATGCGGGAAACGGATGCGTTGGACCAGCATTGGATTCGTTGGAAAAATATTTGCCGATTGAAATGATAAAAGTTCACCATAATCCCGATTCTAGTTTTCCGAACGGAGTACCAAATCCGCTACTTCCGGAAAATAGATATTCTACAATAGATGCTATGAAAAAATCAAATGCCGATCTCGGCGTTGCTTGGGACGGCGACTACGACAGATGTTTTTTCTTTGATGAAAAAGGAAATTTTATTGAAGGTTATTATATCGTCGGTTTATTGGCAAAATCATTATTGAAAAAATTTCCCGGCGAGAAAATTGTACATGATCCAAGACTAATTTGGAATACTTTGGAAGAAGTTAAAAATGCAGGTGGAATTGCGGTAGAATCCGTAAGCGGTCATGCCTTTATCAAACAAAAAATGAGAGAAGTGAACGCAATTTACGGCGGCGAAATGTCCGCTCATCATTATTTTAGAGATAATTTTTATTCAGACAGCGGATTAATTCCATTTCTTTTGATATTGGAATTATTAAGTACGGAAGGAAAAACTTTATCTCAGTTAGTTGGGAAAATGATTGAAAGTTTTCCGTGCTCTGGTGAAATTAATTCCAAAGTTGAAAACCCGATTGAGAAACTTTCTCAATTGAAATCAAAATATTCCGACGGTAAATTGGATGAGGTTGACGGTATTAGCATTGAATATCCAAATTGGAGATTTAATGTTAGAATGAGCAATACGGAACCATTACTTAGGCTGAATGTTGAATCGAGAAGCGACATAAAATTGATGGAAGAAAAAACAAAAGAAATCTTAGAATTTATAAGAAATTAA
- a CDS encoding aminotransferase class V-fold PLP-dependent enzyme yields the protein MTTIEEARNYFPYIKTGLVYFNHAAVGPISTLVKSKLDEYLLQRSETVVENYFETIPQVKSAKEKIARLVNSDVNSIGWTDNVSNAMNIIAQGLDWKYGDQIILNDIEFPANVYPFLNLKNIGVEILFAKSENWKVDLPEIEKLVTSKTRLISISMVQFLSGYRADIKAIGDYCKSKNIIFCVDGIQAAGNVNINLRNYSVDFFAGGTQKWLMGLQGLSYFYISKNLFDKIIPKNIGWTSVKNAWHFLDYKLDLLDNADRFQNGTNSRIAMIAIDESLNLFEKIGYAQIENKILENSTYFIQKLTDNGLNPILKNIEMKNIAGIVSLKINNTENIMRNLKERKIACSLREGLIRFSPHFYNTKDEINYVVDELTKQISV from the coding sequence ATGACGACTATTGAAGAAGCAAGAAATTATTTCCCTTATATAAAAACCGGTTTGGTGTATTTTAATCATGCTGCAGTTGGACCAATTTCAACGTTGGTAAAATCCAAATTAGATGAATATTTACTTCAGCGGTCTGAAACGGTTGTAGAAAATTACTTTGAAACAATTCCCCAAGTTAAATCTGCAAAAGAAAAAATTGCGCGATTGGTTAACTCCGATGTTAATTCAATTGGTTGGACAGATAACGTTTCTAATGCGATGAATATTATTGCCCAAGGATTGGATTGGAAATACGGCGACCAAATAATATTAAACGATATTGAATTTCCGGCTAATGTGTATCCATTTTTAAATTTGAAAAATATTGGTGTGGAAATTCTTTTTGCTAAATCAGAAAATTGGAAAGTTGACCTTCCGGAAATTGAAAAATTAGTGACTTCAAAAACTCGGCTTATTTCAATTAGCATGGTTCAGTTTCTCTCCGGTTACCGCGCGGATATAAAAGCAATTGGTGATTATTGTAAATCGAAAAATATTATTTTTTGTGTGGACGGCATTCAAGCCGCCGGAAATGTTAATATAAATTTGCGGAATTATAGTGTTGATTTTTTTGCCGGCGGAACACAAAAATGGCTGATGGGTCTTCAAGGACTTTCTTATTTTTATATCTCTAAAAATTTATTTGATAAAATTATACCAAAAAATATTGGGTGGACTTCAGTTAAAAACGCTTGGCATTTTTTGGATTATAAACTTGATTTATTGGATAATGCCGACAGATTTCAAAATGGAACTAATTCAAGAATCGCGATGATTGCAATTGATGAATCATTAAATCTTTTTGAAAAAATCGGTTATGCACAAATTGAAAATAAAATTTTAGAAAACTCAACTTATTTTATTCAAAAGCTTACAGATAATGGATTAAATCCGATTTTGAAAAATATTGAAATGAAAAATATTGCGGGAATTGTTTCACTCAAGATCAATAATACTGAAAATATTATGAGAAACCTTAAGGAGAGAAAAATCGCTTGCTCTTTAAGAGAAGGACTAATTCGGTTTTCACCTCACTTCTACAATACTAAAGATGAAATAAATTATGTGGTTGATGAATTAACAAAACAAATATCCGTATAA
- a CDS encoding oligopeptide transporter, OPT family, with protein MSGNSTSGKPIGLPSNAYSELKPGEEYIPVMSPNSKITEVTPYSVITGLIMAVLFSAAAAYLGLKVGQVFEAAIPIAILAVGFSNILKKKDSMGQNVIIQSIGSTSGAVVAGAIFTLPGIYILKLEASFFQMFMASLFGAFLGILFLIPFRKYFVSEMHGKLPFPEGTATTEVLVAGEKGGSQAMVLISAGLIGGIYDFLISTFGTWAEIFTSRVVEVGQTVADKFKLVFRLNVSAAVVGLGYVIGLKYSLIIVAGSFVSWFVLIPIINYLGQFITSPIGANVQLLIKDMSAEQIFTNYVRHIGIGAIAMAGFIGIVRSSKVISSAISLAVKEIFGGKSGQESSLRTQKDLSMKIIVGGIILTAIILFIFFLYGVVFNIVHALAGLLIVMIMSFLFTTVAANAIAITGNNPVSGMTLMTLVLSSIILVAVGLSGASGMVSALIIGGVVCTALSVAGSFVTDLKIGYWLGSSPNKQEAWKFVGTIASAATVVWIISLLDRIYGFAGGGLPAPQANAMAAVIQPLMSNQPAPWMLYIAGAFVSLILVMINVPALAFALGMYLPQEINTPLLIGGLIAHFVSTRSKDEKLNNSRRERGTLIASGFIAGGALMGVVSVIIKAVLKENNLPDWFMHEWAESNTAVVLAFIMFSLLCVYVIWDSLRAKIEE; from the coding sequence ATGAGTGGAAATTCAACTAGCGGCAAACCAATTGGTTTACCATCAAATGCATATTCGGAACTTAAACCGGGCGAAGAGTACATTCCGGTTATGTCGCCAAATTCAAAAATTACTGAGGTAACACCTTATTCAGTTATTACCGGTTTAATAATGGCAGTTTTATTTTCTGCCGCTGCAGCGTATTTAGGATTGAAAGTCGGACAAGTTTTTGAAGCCGCTATTCCGATAGCAATTCTTGCCGTTGGATTTTCAAATATTTTGAAAAAGAAAGATTCAATGGGTCAAAATGTAATTATTCAATCAATCGGTTCTACTTCCGGAGCAGTTGTTGCTGGTGCAATTTTTACATTACCAGGTATTTATATTTTAAAACTTGAAGCGTCGTTTTTTCAAATGTTTATGGCTTCATTATTCGGCGCGTTTTTAGGAATTTTATTTTTAATTCCGTTTAGAAAATACTTTGTTTCAGAAATGCACGGAAAACTTCCATTTCCAGAAGGAACCGCGACAACTGAGGTATTGGTAGCCGGTGAAAAAGGCGGTTCACAAGCTATGGTTTTAATTAGCGCGGGATTAATTGGCGGTATTTACGATTTTTTAATTTCAACATTTGGAACTTGGGCTGAAATTTTTACATCAAGAGTAGTGGAAGTGGGACAAACCGTAGCGGATAAATTTAAACTTGTTTTTAGATTGAACGTAAGTGCCGCGGTAGTAGGTTTAGGTTACGTAATAGGATTAAAATATTCGCTCATAATTGTTGCCGGTTCGTTTGTTTCTTGGTTTGTACTTATTCCAATTATAAATTATTTAGGCCAATTTATTACATCTCCAATTGGAGCAAATGTTCAGCTTTTGATAAAAGATATGTCTGCCGAACAAATCTTTACAAATTATGTTCGTCATATCGGCATCGGCGCAATTGCGATGGCCGGTTTTATTGGAATTGTTCGTTCATCAAAAGTTATAAGTTCCGCGATTTCTTTGGCAGTTAAAGAAATTTTCGGCGGTAAAAGCGGTCAAGAATCTTCTTTAAGAACACAGAAAGATCTTTCAATGAAAATAATTGTAGGCGGTATAATATTAACTGCAATTATACTTTTTATTTTCTTTTTATATGGAGTTGTATTTAATATTGTTCATGCGCTTGCAGGCTTATTGATTGTAATGATAATGTCATTTTTATTTACTACAGTTGCTGCAAATGCAATTGCTATCACCGGAAATAATCCTGTATCCGGCATGACATTAATGACATTAGTTTTATCATCTATTATATTGGTTGCAGTCGGGTTATCAGGCGCATCTGGAATGGTATCGGCTTTAATTATAGGCGGAGTTGTATGCACCGCGCTTTCAGTCGCGGGTTCATTTGTAACGGATTTGAAAATCGGATATTGGTTAGGCTCGTCACCAAATAAACAGGAAGCTTGGAAATTTGTAGGAACAATTGCTTCTGCCGCAACTGTTGTTTGGATCATTTCGTTGTTGGATAGAATTTACGGATTTGCCGGCGGCGGATTACCGGCTCCTCAAGCAAACGCAATGGCTGCCGTTATTCAGCCTTTAATGTCTAATCAGCCGGCACCTTGGATGTTATATATTGCCGGAGCTTTTGTTTCATTAATTCTTGTGATGATAAATGTCCCTGCTCTTGCTTTTGCGCTTGGAATGTATCTTCCTCAGGAAATAAATACACCTTTATTGATTGGCGGATTAATTGCGCATTTTGTATCAACAAGAAGTAAAGACGAAAAACTTAATAATTCCAGAAGGGAAAGAGGTACATTGATCGCATCTGGATTTATTGCCGGAGGAGCTTTAATGGGTGTTGTTAGCGTTATTATTAAAGCTGTACTGAAAGAAAATAATTTGCCCGATTGGTTTATGCACGAATGGGCTGAATCAAATACCGCTGTTGTACTTGCGTTTATAATGTTCAGTTTGCTATGTGTTTATGTTATTTGGGATTCTCTAAGAGCAAAAATAGAAGAATAA